The following are encoded together in the Tripterygium wilfordii isolate XIE 37 chromosome 18, ASM1340144v1, whole genome shotgun sequence genome:
- the LOC119983802 gene encoding protein DETOXIFICATION 49-like codes for MCQQNSSPPNPSYLLSIKDPEPNILTQSLVPQSPTSKQTQNSHRTHLSLVLREAISLAKIALPMILTGLLLYSRSMISMLFLGRLGELALAGGSLAVGFANITGYSILSGLAMGMEPICGQAFGAKRYSVLGLTLQRTILMLIFTSLPISLLWLNMERILLFCGQDAAIAAEAQTYLLYSLPDLFAQSLLHPLRIYFRAQSITLPLTYCATLAILLHIPINYLLVPHLSLGIKGVALSGVWTNFNLVAFLIIYILASGVHKQTWGGFSIECFKGWKYLLNLAIPSCISVCLEWWWYEIMILLCGVLANPRATVASMGILIQTTSLIYIFPSSLSFSVSTRVGNELGANEPKKAKLAAILGLSCSFLLGFSAVVFTFMVRKIWATMFTQDEEIVALTSLVLPIIGLCELGNCPQTTGCGVLRGTARPKFGANINLGCFYLVGMPVAVWLAYFAGFDFQGLWLGLLAAQFSCAVTMLVVLGRTDWEIEAQRAKELTRAMMVAPVDEVEEEEKTTRAEIKEDFVYLVNDLDTSDYQSLV; via the coding sequence ATGTGTCAGCAAAACTCTTCTCCTCCCAATCCCTCTTATCTTCTCTCAATCAAAGACCCAGAGCCCAACATACTCACACAATCATTGGTTCCCCAAAGCCCAACATCAAAACAAACCCAGAATTCTCACAGGACCCATCTCTCTCTTGTCCTCAGAGAGGCAATATCTTTAGCCAAAATAGCTCTTCCAATGATACTAACTGGTCTTCTTCTTTACTCTCGCTCAATGATCTCCATGCTCTTCCTCGGCCGCCTCGGTGAGCTCGCCTTAGCCGGTGGTTCCCTTGCCGTTGGCTTTGCTAATATCACTGGCTACTCTATTTTGTCCGGACTAGCCATGGGAATGGAACCAATTTGTGGACAAGCTTTTGGTGCCAAAAGATACAGTGTCCTTGGCCTCACCTTGCAGAGAACAATTCTTATGCTAATCTTCACTTCGTTACCCATATCTCTTCTGTGGCTAAACATGGAGAGAATTTTGCTCTTTTGTGGACAAGATGCAGCAATAGCAGCAGAAGCACAAACATATCTTCTTTATTCTCTGCCAGACCTGTTTGCACAGTCTCTGTTACACCCATTAAGAATCTATTTTCGAGCTCAATCAATAACATTGCCACTAACATATTGTGCCACTTTAGCTATTCTTCTCCACATTCCCATAAATTACCTTCTTGTTCCACACCTTAGTTTAGGAATCAAAGGTGTTGCTCTTAGTGGTGTATGGACAAATTTCAACCTTGTAGCTTTCTTAATCATCTATATTCTCGCATCTGGTGTTCATAAGCAAACTTGGGGAGGCTTCTCAATTGAGTGTTTTAAAGGGTGGAAGTATCTTCTCAATTTGGCAATCCCAAGTTGTATTTCAGTTTGCCTTGAATGGTGGTGGTACGAAATCATGATCTTGTTATGTGGGGTTCTGGCGAATCCAAGAGCAACTGTTGCATCAATGGgaattttgattcaaaccaCTTCACTGATTTACATATTCCCTTCATCTCTGAGCTTCAGTGTATCCACCCGGGTAGGGAACGAATTAGGCGCAAACGAGCCGAAGAAGGCAAAACTTGCTGCCATTTTAGGCCTCTCTTGCAGCTTCTTGCTTGGCTTTTCTGCTGTAGTTTTCACATTCATGGTTCGGAAGATTTGGGCTACTATGTTCACTCAAGATGAAGAAATCGTAGCATTGACATCACTTGTTTTGCCAATAATTGGACTTTGTGAATTGGGGAACTGTCCACAAACAACAGGTTGTGGGGTATTGAGGGGGACAGCTAGGCCTAAATTTGGGGCAAATATCAACTTGGGTTGTTTCTACCTAGTTGGGATGCCAGTGGCAGTATGGTTGGCTTACTTTGCTGGGTTTGATTTTCAGGGGCTGTGGCTTGGACTCTTGGCTGCACAATTCTCTTGTGCGGTGACTATGTTAGTGGTTCTGGGTAGAACAGATTGGGAAATTGAAGCCCAGAGAGCTAAAGAGCTGACTAGAGCTATGATGGTGGCTCCTGTTGATGAAGTTGAGGAGGAAGAAAAGACAACTAGAGCTGAAATCAAGGAAGATTTTGTTTATTTAGTGAATGACTTGGACACTAGTGATTACCAATCACTTGTTTAA